In a genomic window of Mycolicibacter heraklionensis:
- a CDS encoding class I adenylate-forming enzyme family protein, translating to MSISLLLEMAVSAEPDRIAVVSETARYTTAELNALADAGAGVIEETGAGSVAYVGMGGDMLPLLLFSAARSGRPFAPLNYRLSGQALRELIERLPQPLVVVDKEYRDIIGDVGVAVMDSATFCARAETATPTVQWPDPDDVAVVLFTSGTTSKPKAVELTHNNLTSYVTGTVEFGSADARDAALICVPPYHIAGVGAALSNLYAGRKAVYLRRFSASEWIRLVNTEAVTTATVVPTMLERIVSELEARPTPLATLRNLAYGGSKVALPLVRRALDLLPEVGFVNAYGLTETSSTVAVLTPEDHRTAYGSTEEAVRKRLGSVGRAVPGIEVVIRDDEGRVLEPGQPGELYVRGEQVSGKYTGIGSVLDAEGWFPTRDLAVLDEDGYLFIVGRSDDTIIRGGENIAPAEIEDVLVEHPEVRDVAVVGAPDPEWGQIIVACVVPAPGTSPDPDALREYVRQQLRGSRTPDRIVFRSELPTTPTGKVLRRELVAEIEALHANAEGAQ from the coding sequence GTGAGCATTTCGCTGCTGCTGGAGATGGCGGTGTCGGCCGAGCCGGACCGGATTGCCGTCGTCTCCGAGACCGCCCGCTACACCACCGCAGAGCTCAACGCCCTCGCCGACGCGGGTGCGGGAGTCATCGAGGAGACCGGTGCCGGCAGCGTGGCCTACGTCGGGATGGGCGGCGACATGCTGCCGCTGCTGCTGTTCTCCGCGGCGCGCTCCGGGCGTCCCTTTGCGCCGCTGAACTACCGGCTCAGCGGCCAGGCGCTGCGGGAGCTGATCGAGCGACTGCCACAGCCGCTGGTGGTGGTCGACAAGGAATACCGCGACATCATCGGCGATGTCGGTGTCGCGGTGATGGATTCAGCCACCTTTTGCGCCCGCGCCGAGACCGCCACGCCTACGGTGCAGTGGCCCGACCCGGACGACGTGGCGGTGGTGCTGTTCACCTCGGGGACTACCTCGAAGCCCAAAGCCGTTGAGCTGACGCACAACAACCTGACCAGCTACGTGACCGGCACGGTGGAGTTCGGCTCCGCGGACGCGCGCGACGCCGCGCTGATCTGCGTTCCGCCGTACCACATCGCCGGCGTCGGCGCGGCGCTGAGCAACCTCTACGCCGGCCGCAAAGCGGTCTATCTGCGCCGGTTCAGCGCGTCGGAGTGGATCCGGCTGGTCAACACCGAGGCGGTGACCACCGCGACCGTGGTCCCGACCATGTTGGAGCGCATCGTCTCCGAGCTGGAAGCCCGCCCCACCCCCTTGGCCACCCTGCGCAACCTCGCCTATGGCGGCTCCAAGGTGGCCCTGCCGCTGGTGCGCCGGGCACTGGATTTGCTGCCCGAAGTGGGCTTCGTCAACGCCTACGGCCTGACCGAGACCAGTTCGACGGTCGCGGTGCTGACCCCCGAAGACCACCGGACTGCCTACGGGTCCACCGAGGAAGCCGTCCGCAAGCGGTTGGGATCGGTCGGCCGCGCGGTGCCCGGGATCGAGGTCGTCATCCGCGACGACGAGGGCCGGGTGCTCGAGCCCGGACAGCCCGGCGAGCTGTACGTGCGCGGCGAACAGGTTTCGGGCAAATACACCGGTATCGGATCGGTGCTCGACGCCGAGGGCTGGTTCCCCACCCGCGACCTGGCCGTGCTCGACGAGGACGGCTATCTGTTCATCGTCGGGCGCTCCGACGACACCATCATCCGGGGCGGGGAGAACATCGCGCCCGCCGAGATCGAGGACGTACTGGTCGAGCATCCCGAGGTACGCGACGTCGCGGTGGTCGGTGCGCCCGACCCGGAGTGGGGACAGATCATCGTCGCGTGCGTGGTGCCGGCGCCGGGTACGTCACCGGATCCCGATGCACTGCGCGAGTATGTTCGACAGCAGCTGCGAGGATCCCGCACCCCGGACCGGATCGTCTTCCGGTCGGAGTTGCCGACCACGCCGACCGGCAAGGTGTTGCGCCGGGAACTCGTCGCTGAAATCGAAGCACTGCACGCCAATGCCGAAGGGGCGCAATGA
- a CDS encoding enoyl-CoA hydratase/isomerase family protein translates to MIRTVELDAASPDAVPGVGIVIATGSRFDTAHAEHWLQHATCTLSETETADRRVIRVASVPEALAEIADRCARWPQAAAICDDVLRAVDPAAPALSGLITESLAYSVLQAGPEFADWLAARGPATVPDTADPMLLDRDGDTLRLRFNRPQRHNAFDNATRAVLLDGLAVAAADPAIDEVVLSGVGPSFCSGGDLAEFGGFTDVPSAHLARTRHSPALALDELTARLGARCRAEIHGQVLGSGLEMAAFCGWVQAHPDAVLGLPELRLGLIPGAGGTVSVTRRIGRWRTAYLILSGRTIDVATALSWGLVDGIAS, encoded by the coding sequence ATGATCCGCACGGTCGAGCTCGACGCCGCCTCACCCGACGCTGTTCCCGGCGTCGGGATCGTCATCGCTACGGGCTCCCGATTCGACACCGCGCACGCCGAACACTGGCTGCAGCACGCCACCTGCACCCTCTCGGAGACCGAGACGGCGGATCGGCGGGTGATCAGAGTCGCCTCGGTGCCCGAGGCGCTTGCCGAGATCGCCGACCGCTGCGCGCGCTGGCCGCAAGCCGCGGCGATCTGCGACGACGTACTGCGCGCGGTGGACCCGGCGGCACCCGCCCTGTCTGGCCTGATCACCGAATCGCTGGCCTACTCGGTGCTGCAGGCCGGCCCGGAGTTCGCCGACTGGCTGGCGGCGCGCGGCCCGGCCACCGTGCCCGACACCGCCGACCCCATGCTGCTCGACCGCGACGGCGACACCTTGCGGCTGCGATTCAACCGGCCGCAACGCCACAACGCCTTCGACAACGCGACGCGCGCCGTCCTGCTCGACGGGCTGGCCGTCGCCGCCGCCGACCCCGCGATCGACGAGGTGGTGCTCAGCGGCGTCGGGCCGTCGTTCTGCAGCGGCGGCGACCTCGCCGAGTTCGGCGGGTTCACCGATGTGCCCAGCGCCCACCTGGCGCGCACCCGGCACAGCCCGGCGCTGGCGCTGGACGAGCTGACCGCTCGGCTGGGCGCGCGCTGCCGCGCCGAGATCCACGGCCAGGTTCTGGGCAGCGGTCTGGAGATGGCCGCCTTCTGCGGCTGGGTGCAGGCGCACCCCGACGCGGTGCTGGGCCTACCGGAGTTGCGCCTGGGGCTGATTCCGGGCGCCGGCGGCACGGTCAGCGTGACTCGCCGCATCGGTCGGTGGCGCACCGCCTATCTGATCTTGTCCGGCCGCACCATCGACGTGGCGACCGCGCTGAGCTGGGGCCTGGTCGACGGGATCGCGTCGTGA
- a CDS encoding class I SAM-dependent methyltransferase produces the protein MTRTDSDSWDLATSVGATATMVAAQRALATSGPDQLINDPWAAPLVRAVGIDFFTRLVDGEVVFPESAEFDPVRMGHGMGVRTRFFDEHFLSATRSGIRQAVILAAGLDSRAYRLDWPAGTVVYEVDLPEVIDFKTTTLADLGAEPTAERRTVAIDLRDDWPAALRAAGFDPQAPTVWSAEGLLVYLQPDAQDALFDTIKSLSAPGSRLACEFIGDTSVFASPAWREHREKMSALGLEVEIGDLIYHGERNHIVEYLTGAGWTVTGSRVRDLYAQCGLEYGDDELAVAFDDMTYLSAVLPE, from the coding sequence ATGACGCGTACGGACAGTGACAGCTGGGACTTGGCTACCAGTGTGGGGGCGACCGCGACCATGGTGGCGGCGCAGCGCGCCCTGGCCACCTCGGGACCGGACCAACTGATCAACGACCCGTGGGCGGCACCGCTGGTGCGGGCGGTGGGCATCGACTTCTTCACCCGGCTGGTGGACGGCGAGGTGGTGTTTCCCGAAAGCGCCGAGTTCGACCCGGTCCGGATGGGACACGGGATGGGCGTGCGGACCCGATTCTTCGACGAGCACTTTCTGTCGGCGACGCGCAGCGGCATCCGTCAGGCGGTGATCCTCGCCGCCGGACTGGACTCCCGCGCCTACCGACTGGACTGGCCGGCCGGCACCGTGGTCTATGAGGTCGACCTGCCAGAGGTGATCGACTTCAAGACCACGACCCTGGCCGACCTGGGCGCCGAACCCACCGCCGAGCGCCGCACCGTCGCCATCGACCTGCGCGACGACTGGCCGGCCGCGCTACGTGCCGCCGGGTTCGACCCGCAGGCCCCCACCGTGTGGAGCGCCGAGGGTCTACTGGTCTACCTGCAGCCCGACGCTCAGGATGCCCTGTTCGACACCATCAAGTCTTTGAGCGCACCGGGCAGCCGACTGGCCTGTGAGTTCATCGGCGACACCTCGGTGTTTGCCAGCCCGGCGTGGCGTGAGCACCGGGAGAAGATGTCGGCGCTGGGCTTGGAAGTGGAGATCGGGGACCTGATCTACCACGGCGAACGCAATCACATCGTCGAGTACCTGACCGGTGCCGGCTGGACGGTGACGGGCAGCCGGGTCCGAGACCTCTACGCCCAGTGCGGCCTGGAGTACGGGGACGACGAGCTGGCGGTGGCGTTCGACGACATGACCTACTTGAGTGCGGTTCTGCCGGAGTAA
- a CDS encoding CoA transferase encodes MTSEEAWGASGLAWLTGAPDGQGDFSRAAVLERATQALGRFTAATGVEADAGELLAGRAALLGWTRAGRISAGGASRLLAAADGWWALTLSRADDLEAVPALIESECREPWAAIAGWAAERPVTAVVERARLLDLPAAALGETAPAAPVVRRVGPTGPGCGLRGALVVDLTSLWAGPLCGRLLARAGATVIKVESPSRPDGTRAGSTAFFDWMNGGKLSCALRFDRDAAVLAQLLAAADVVLEGSRPAALARRGLGPFDVAGRPGRVWVQITAHGAVSGYAGLGDDAAVAGGLVGCDGNAGPVFCADAIADPLTGIEAAAAVADSLARGGGEVITFSLAAVAAGYAALPKCVPVGEVPVLPPQSPWIEAAGPALGADNGRIGELLARAGARC; translated from the coding sequence GTGACCTCCGAGGAAGCCTGGGGTGCGTCGGGGCTGGCCTGGCTGACCGGAGCGCCTGACGGTCAGGGTGACTTCTCCCGTGCGGCCGTGCTTGAGCGCGCCACGCAGGCGCTGGGCCGCTTCACCGCCGCGACCGGTGTCGAGGCCGACGCCGGGGAGCTGCTGGCCGGTCGGGCCGCGCTGCTGGGCTGGACGCGTGCCGGGCGGATCTCGGCCGGGGGAGCCTCACGACTGCTGGCCGCCGCGGACGGGTGGTGGGCGCTCACGCTCTCCCGTGCCGACGACCTCGAGGCGGTGCCCGCCCTGATCGAATCCGAATGCCGCGAGCCGTGGGCGGCGATCGCCGGATGGGCGGCCGAGCGCCCGGTCACCGCGGTCGTCGAGCGGGCGCGGCTGCTGGATCTGCCCGCCGCCGCGTTGGGCGAGACCGCCCCCGCGGCGCCGGTGGTTCGCCGAGTCGGTCCGACGGGCCCAGGCTGCGGCCTGCGGGGCGCCCTCGTGGTCGACTTGACCTCACTGTGGGCCGGACCGCTGTGCGGGCGCCTGCTCGCACGGGCCGGAGCGACGGTGATAAAGGTGGAGAGTCCGTCGCGCCCGGACGGCACCCGCGCCGGATCCACCGCGTTCTTCGACTGGATGAACGGCGGAAAGCTTTCCTGCGCACTGCGGTTCGACCGCGATGCCGCGGTCCTGGCCCAACTGCTGGCCGCCGCCGACGTGGTGTTGGAAGGCTCGCGTCCGGCGGCGCTGGCCCGTCGTGGCCTGGGCCCATTCGACGTGGCCGGCCGGCCCGGGCGAGTGTGGGTGCAGATCACCGCGCACGGCGCAGTGAGCGGCTACGCCGGATTGGGTGACGACGCCGCGGTCGCCGGGGGACTGGTGGGTTGTGACGGCAATGCTGGTCCGGTGTTCTGCGCCGACGCCATCGCCGACCCGCTGACCGGCATCGAAGCCGCTGCGGCCGTGGCTGATTCGTTGGCCCGCGGCGGCGGCGAGGTGATCACCTTTTCGCTGGCCGCGGTCGCCGCCGGCTACGCCGCCCTGCCCAAGTGTGTTCCGGTCGGCGAGGTTCCCGTGCTGCCGCCACAGTCACCGTGGATCGAGGCTGCCGGGCCGGCGCTGGGAGCCGACAACGGCCGGATCGGCGAACTCCTCGCGCGGGCGGGGGCGCGGTGCTGA
- a CDS encoding amidohydrolase family protein, with protein sequence MLIQRAVLLDGSRVDIRLDDTIERVAPALTAQRGEDVFDARHATVIPGLHDHHVHLRSAAAALESVCLGPPQVRTLDELAAALRAAPADSDGWVRGYGYHESVAGELNAALLDSISPQLPVRVAHRSGALWVLNSAGLARAGVTEHPDGRLLRAHADPAPRLPHREPSLARLSRALAAYGVTGITDATPGHRDADIAVFAAARSAGELLQRLHCLAPAGTGAAPGITLGPTKIILDDDRLNLDALTKTLSDNHARGHGVALHCVTDAQLTVAIAAWQAAGTHAEDRIEHAAVVPDDRLADLAALGITVVTQPNFVAERGDDYLAEIEPERHHELWRVASLQRNGIPLALSTDTPFGDGDPWGAMRAAVHRVTPSGAVLGTGERISARAALQGFAGRADQPATPRRIAVGEPGDLCVLGGDPVALNAGLVEATIVAGVVVHDIR encoded by the coding sequence GTGCTGATCCAGCGAGCGGTGCTGCTGGACGGGTCGAGGGTCGATATCCGGCTCGACGACACCATCGAACGGGTCGCACCGGCGTTGACCGCGCAGCGCGGCGAAGACGTCTTCGACGCGCGCCACGCCACGGTGATTCCCGGGCTACACGACCACCACGTGCACCTTCGCTCGGCCGCAGCGGCGCTGGAATCGGTGTGCCTAGGGCCGCCGCAGGTGCGCACCCTCGACGAACTGGCCGCCGCACTACGGGCCGCTCCAGCCGATTCCGACGGCTGGGTGCGCGGCTACGGCTACCACGAGTCGGTCGCCGGAGAACTCAATGCCGCACTCCTGGACAGCATCTCACCGCAGCTACCGGTACGGGTGGCGCACCGCAGCGGCGCCCTATGGGTGCTGAACTCCGCCGGCCTGGCCCGCGCCGGGGTGACCGAGCACCCCGATGGGCGGCTGCTGCGCGCTCACGCCGATCCCGCACCCCGGCTCCCGCACCGCGAACCCTCGTTGGCCCGGTTGAGCAGGGCGCTGGCGGCCTACGGCGTCACCGGGATCACCGACGCCACCCCGGGACACCGCGACGCCGACATCGCCGTGTTCGCCGCGGCTCGCAGCGCCGGCGAGCTGCTGCAGCGGCTGCACTGCCTGGCGCCTGCCGGGACCGGCGCGGCGCCGGGGATCACCCTCGGCCCGACCAAGATCATCCTCGACGACGACCGCCTGAACCTGGATGCGCTGACAAAGACGTTGTCCGACAACCACGCTCGGGGCCACGGTGTGGCGCTGCACTGCGTCACCGACGCCCAGCTGACCGTCGCGATCGCCGCGTGGCAGGCCGCCGGTACACATGCCGAGGATCGCATCGAACACGCGGCCGTCGTGCCTGACGACCGGCTGGCCGACCTCGCCGCGCTCGGGATCACCGTCGTCACCCAGCCCAACTTCGTCGCCGAACGCGGCGACGACTACCTGGCCGAAATCGAACCCGAGCGTCACCACGAGCTGTGGCGGGTCGCGTCGTTGCAGCGCAACGGAATTCCGCTGGCGCTCTCCACCGACACGCCCTTCGGTGACGGCGACCCCTGGGGGGCCATGCGCGCCGCTGTCCACCGGGTTACACCGAGCGGCGCCGTGTTGGGGACGGGGGAGCGGATCTCGGCCCGCGCCGCCCTGCAGGGTTTCGCCGGCCGGGCCGATCAGCCCGCCACACCGCGCCGAATCGCCGTGGGTGAACCCGGTGACCTGTGCGTGCTGGGCGGTGATCCGGTTGCCCTCAACGCCGGCTTGGTCGAGGCGACGATTGTCGCCGGTGTCGTGGTGCACGATATTCGGTAG
- the gjpA gene encoding outer membrane porin GjpA encodes MELTTRPLIAAGIAAIGAGLITTAPPAPTLPGSQSPAVQLVADTDFFTLWADVLDRAFTNITALGTEWVTPPLPIVQQVVANQVGFLQDFLNNPGDIFNIVGQMWSNLVAGVTAPFEADTNLLDPAHRLVFATLSSLLSPDDKLAAWLVDFSAWPVSGLLAGTLGALVSPWLELRDSISSMIGAIGDRDWSGAWNDLIDIPAHMIDGGLNGYGTVDLTDLLVPLLPDLPVGTIRSVSIDLGGLLSPGGPLFGNIGADVCTTLPIVGCVSVPPFPITGLGSGPLGSLIEISHTIAQALGWDGTGNPIDALLNDVTDASGSADAWAVLGL; translated from the coding sequence ATGGAACTCACCACTCGTCCGCTCATCGCCGCCGGAATCGCGGCGATCGGAGCCGGTCTGATCACCACCGCCCCGCCGGCCCCGACGCTGCCGGGCAGCCAGTCGCCCGCCGTGCAGCTCGTCGCCGACACCGACTTCTTCACGCTGTGGGCCGACGTCCTGGACCGCGCGTTCACCAATATCACCGCACTCGGCACCGAATGGGTGACGCCGCCGCTGCCGATCGTGCAGCAGGTGGTGGCGAACCAGGTCGGCTTCCTGCAGGACTTCCTGAACAACCCGGGCGACATCTTCAACATCGTCGGCCAGATGTGGTCCAACCTGGTCGCCGGCGTCACCGCCCCGTTCGAAGCCGACACCAACCTTCTCGACCCCGCCCACCGGCTCGTGTTCGCGACCCTTTCGAGCCTTCTCTCTCCGGACGACAAGCTAGCGGCATGGCTGGTGGACTTCTCCGCATGGCCGGTGAGCGGTTTGCTCGCCGGCACGCTGGGGGCCCTCGTCAGCCCGTGGCTGGAGTTGCGCGACAGCATCAGCTCGATGATCGGCGCGATCGGCGACCGTGACTGGTCGGGAGCATGGAACGACCTGATCGACATTCCGGCCCACATGATCGACGGCGGGCTCAACGGGTATGGCACTGTCGACCTCACGGACCTGCTCGTTCCGTTGCTGCCCGACTTGCCGGTCGGCACGATCCGGTCGGTGAGCATCGACCTGGGCGGGCTGCTCAGTCCCGGCGGGCCACTGTTCGGCAACATCGGTGCGGACGTATGCACGACGTTGCCGATAGTGGGTTGCGTCTCGGTCCCGCCGTTCCCGATCACCGGACTCGGCTCGGGGCCGTTGGGCTCGCTGATCGAGATATCCCACACCATCGCGCAGGCACTGGGCTGGGACGGTACAGGCAACCCGATCGACGCGCTGCTCAACGACGTGACGGATGCGAGCGGCTCCGCCGATGCCTGGGCTGTCTTGGGCCTCTGA